One segment of Penaeus chinensis breed Huanghai No. 1 chromosome 14, ASM1920278v2, whole genome shotgun sequence DNA contains the following:
- the LOC125032165 gene encoding cuticle protein 7-like has protein sequence MNAKVLIALALVAVAAADKLPAYSYSAPQGSFEDSVEYDDAKYDFNWAVKDDDSGNDFGHQESRDGDNTQGSYYVQLPDGRLQKVTYYVDGDNGYVADVTYEGEARYDSVESREYAPPRPVYSAPESHESVETPVYTPPRPQYAAPRRSYGFPQ, from the exons ATGAACGCAAAG GTACTGATTGCACTGGCTTTGGTTGCCGTGGCTGCTGCCGATAAGCTCCCAGCTTACTCCTACTCTGCACCACAG GGATCTTTCGAAGACTCGGTGGAGTATGATgatgccaagtacgacttcaactggGCTGTGAAGGACGACgactccggcaacgacttcggccaccaggagtcccgcgacggcgACAACACTCAGGGATcgtactacgtgcagctccccgacggccgcctgcagaaggtTACCTACTACGTGGACGGCGACAACGGATACGTTGCCGACGTGacgtacgagggcgaggctcgctaTGACTCGGTGGAGTCTCGCGAATACGCCCCCCCAAGGCCCGTGTACTCCGCCCCCGAGTCCCACGAGTCAGTTGAGACTCCCGTGTACACCCCACCACGACCCCAGTATGCCGCCCCCAGGCGCTCTTACGGCTTCCCTCAGTGA
- the LOC125032164 gene encoding pro-resilin-like: protein MNAKVLLVLGVVGCAAADRRPTYSYSEPDSFEYSAESREAKYDFRWAVKDDYSGNDFGHQESRDGDHTQGSYYVHLPDGRLQKVTYYVDGDSGYVAEVSYEGEARYDSAESREYGRPVYSPPRPVYSQPRRVYSSPESEESLEIPVYASPRPIYGPPRPTYG, encoded by the exons ATGAATGCTAAG GTGTTGCTGGTGCTGGGCGTGGTGGGCTGTGCTGCTGCAGACAGACGACCGACGTATTCTTACAGTGAACCC GACTCGTTCGAATACTCAGCCGAATCTAGGGAAGCAAAGTACGACTTCAGATGGGCcgtgaaggacgactactccggcaacgacttcggccatcaggagtcccgcgacggcgatcacacacagggatcctactacgtgcatctccccgacggccgcctgcagaaggtgacgtactacgtggacggcgactcgggctacgtggctgaggtcagctacgagggcgaggctcgctaCGACTCAGCTGAGTCTCGAGAGTACGGGCGGCCAGTGTACTCTCCGCCAAGACCCGTGTACTCCCAGCCAAGACGTGTCTACTCTTCTCCCGAGTCGGAGGAATCCTTGGAGATTCCTGTGTATGCTTCGCCCAGACCTATTTACGGGCCTCCAAGGCCAACTTACGGGTAG
- the LOC125032163 gene encoding cuticle protein 18.6-like, with translation MNPTRSNTQPNQAKPSTTSDGPVKDDYSDNDFGHQESRDGDRTQGSYYVQLPDGRLQTVKYFVDGDSGYVAEVSYEGEARYDSAESREYGRPVYSPPRPVYSQPRRVYSSPESEESLEIPVYISPRPIYGPPRPTYG, from the exons ATGAACCC GACTCGTTCGAATACTCAGCCGAATCAAGCgaagccaagtacgacttcagaTGGGCCTgtgaaggacgactactccgacaacgacttcggccatcaggagtcccgcgacggcgaccgcacacagggatcctactacgtgcagctccccgacggccgcctgcagaccgtcaagtacttcgtggacggcgactccggctacgtggctgaggtcagctacgagggcgaggctcgctaTGACTCGGCTGAGTCTCGAGAGTACGGGCGGCCAGTGTACTCTCCGCCAAGGCCAGTGTACTCCCAGCCAAGACGTGTGTACTCTTCTCCCGAGTCGGAGGAATCCTTGGAGATTCCTGTGTACATTTCACCCAGACCTATTTACGGGCCTCCAAGACCAACTTACGGCTGA
- the LOC125032054 gene encoding cuticle protein 18.6-like — protein sequence MDVGGVSMSDMASVPAVRPMPTLKLYEGEARYDSAESREYGRPVYSPPRPVYSQPRRVYYTSQASSVKRKSVRVLLVLGVVGFAVADRRPTYSYNEPGTFEYSAESSEAKYDFRWAVKDDYSGNDFGHQESRDGDHTQGSYYVHLPDGRLQKVTYYVDGDSGYVADVSYEGEARYDSDESREYGRPVYSPPRPVYSQPRRVYSSPESEESLEIPVYASPRPIYRPPRPTYG from the exons atGGACGTGGGTGGTGTGTCCATGAGTGACATGGCATCGGTGCCAGCTGTCAGACCCATGCCCACATTAAAGCT ctacgagggcgaggctcgctaTGACTCGGCTGAGTCTCGAGAGTACGGGCGGCCAGTGTACTCTCCGCCAAGGCCAGTGTACTCCCAGCCAAGACGTGTGTACTATACCTCGCAAGCTTCATCGG TGAAGAGGAAAAGCGTGAGG GTGTTGCTGGTTCTGGGCGTGGTGGGCTTTGCTGTTGCAGACAGACGACCGACGTATTCTTACAACGAACCA GGCACGTTTGAGTACTCAGCGGAATCTAGCgaagccaagtacgacttcagaTGGGCTgtgaaggacgactactccggcaacgacttcggccatcaggagtcccgcgacggcgACCACACACAGGGGTCTTACTACGTGCatctccccgacggccgcctgcagaaggtcacctactaCGTGGACGGCGATTCCGGCTACGTGGCTGATGTcagctacgagggcgaggctcgttaCGACTCAGATGAGTCTCGCGAGTACGGGCGGCCAGTGTACTCGCCGCCAAGACCCGTGTACTCCCAGCCAAGACGTGTGTACTCTTCTCCCGAGTCGGAGGAATCCTTGGAGATTCCTGTGTACGCTTCGCCCAGACCTATTTACAGGCCTCCAAGACCAACTTACGGCTGA
- the LOC125032055 gene encoding pro-resilin-like, with amino-acid sequence MNAKVLLVLGVVCCAVADRRPTFSYNEPDSFEYSAESSEAKYDFRWAVKDDYSGNDFGHQESRDGDHTQGSYYVQLPDGRLQKVTYYVDGDSGYVADVSYEGEARYDSDESREYGRPVYSPPRPVYSQPRRVYSSPESEESLEIPVYASPRPIYGPPRPTYG; translated from the exons ATGAATGCTAAG GTGTTGCTGGTTCTGGGCGTGGTGTGCTGTGCTGTTGCAGACAGACGACCGACGTTTTCTTACAACGAACCC GACTCGTTTGAGTACTCAGCGGAATCTAGCgaagccaagtacgacttcagaTGGGCTgtgaaggacgactactccggcaacgacttcggccatcaggagtcccgcgacggcgACCACACACAGGGGTCttactacgtgcagctccccgacggccgcctgcagaaggtcacctactaCGTGGACGGCGATTCCGGCTACGTGGCTGATGTcagctacgagggcgaggctcgttaCGACTCAGACGAGTCTCGAGAGTACGGGCGGCCAGTGTACTCTCCGCCAAGACCCGTGTACTCCCAGCCAAGACGTGTCTACTCTTCTCCCGAGTCGGAGGAATCCTTGGAGATTCCTGTGTATGCTTCGCCCAGACCTATTTACGGGCCTCCTAGGCCAACTTACGGCTGA